GATGATCATATCCTTTTTCTAATGCAATATCATACGCTGTTTTCCCATCATTTTTCTTTATCATCTTATTAGCTCCATTTTTAAGGAGTAACATAATTATTTCTTCATTTCCTAATAATGCCGCTTCGTGAAGTCCTGTCCAGCCACCACTTTGCATAATATTTACATCTAATCCTTTTTCAATTAAGAAAGCAACAAGTTCACTTTGCTTGTTCGCAATTGCTGCTTGCAAAGGCGTATTTTCATTTTCGTTTTTCGCTCTACTATGTATATCTGCACCACTTTCTAAAAGAAAACTCGCTATTTCTTTCTGTCCAAAATAAGCTGCTAAATGAAGTGGTGTCCATCCATCTTCACTACATTCGTTAACAATACTTGGACTCGCCTTTATAAACTTCACTACTTTTTCCTTATTACCACTTATAACAGCTTGTGCTATTGATTGTAAATGCTCCATAATAATCTCCCATCCTTCAAAATATTTAAGCATCTCCTTCTACATGTTCTATTCATTATTATATTTTCCTTTTAAAACCTTAAGTTTACATAATAATATTATATATCACTTTTTGTGCTTAATGCTGAATAGCAATAATGTTAAAAATACTGCCTTTAAACAATGAAGACCATGATTTCATTAGAATGACTGAAAAAGCAAGCAAAAAACTATACACATAGTTTTCATCATATTTGTTCAGTTGCATGAACTAAAACAGGTAATGTTTATTCTGCTATTTATGCTTTCAACATATCAAATAATATTATTCCAATAAAA
This DNA window, taken from Bacillus cereus ATCC 14579, encodes the following:
- a CDS encoding ankyrin repeat domain-containing protein, whose product is MEHLQSIAQAVISGNKEKVVKFIKASPSIVNECSEDGWTPLHLAAYFGQKEIASFLLESGADIHSRAKNENENTPLQAAIANKQSELVAFLIEKGLDVNIMQSGGWTGLHEAALLGNEEIIMLLLKNGANKMIKKNDGKTAYDIALEKGYDHLLHHLKQEVNL